The following proteins come from a genomic window of Gimesia chilikensis:
- the eboE gene encoding metabolite traffic protein EboE, with the protein MTLNSLPLSYCTNVHPGLTTAEILQKLDEFTLPIQEQLGSPLAAGLWLAQPVIEEILSEPEGIARFAEQLQQRNLTCYTLNAFPYGNFHSERVKENVYLPDWTEPERLEYTKGCARVLAALLPEGVEGSISTVPLGFKGFEHPRDFSQQCVDQLIELAVFLKQLQDETGRTIRLAIEPEPFCVIEFTHELIVYFERLYERAADKQLLGVVREFIGACYDICHQAVEFEDIPGSIRQITHAEIRINKIHISNAIELNDPWNNKAGRTQLADYAEPRYLHQTIINLKNGDLLRIPDLDRDFLLDPHPRLQETERLRVHFHVPVDAQTLGSLGTTHRELKQALATVKELDYAPHLEVETYTWEVLPGDQKPSLVDGLTRELQAARKLIDSL; encoded by the coding sequence ATGACGTTAAATTCGCTCCCTTTGAGTTATTGCACGAACGTGCATCCCGGCCTGACAACCGCGGAGATTCTGCAGAAACTCGATGAATTTACCCTGCCGATTCAAGAGCAGCTGGGATCCCCGCTGGCCGCCGGTCTCTGGCTGGCGCAACCGGTGATCGAGGAAATCCTCTCAGAGCCAGAAGGCATCGCCCGCTTCGCCGAACAGCTGCAGCAGCGCAACCTGACCTGCTACACGCTCAACGCGTTCCCCTACGGCAATTTTCACAGCGAACGCGTCAAAGAGAATGTCTACCTCCCCGACTGGACAGAGCCCGAACGGCTGGAATACACCAAAGGCTGCGCCCGCGTCCTGGCGGCACTGTTGCCCGAGGGAGTCGAAGGCAGCATCTCCACGGTCCCCCTGGGCTTCAAAGGCTTCGAGCATCCCCGCGACTTCAGTCAACAATGCGTCGACCAGCTGATTGAGCTGGCCGTCTTTCTGAAACAGCTTCAGGACGAAACCGGACGCACCATTCGCCTGGCCATCGAACCCGAACCGTTCTGCGTGATTGAATTCACCCACGAACTGATCGTCTATTTCGAACGGCTCTACGAACGGGCCGCCGACAAACAGCTGCTGGGCGTGGTCCGCGAATTTATCGGGGCCTGCTACGATATCTGTCACCAGGCCGTCGAATTCGAAGACATTCCCGGCTCGATCCGGCAGATCACTCACGCGGAAATCCGCATCAACAAAATTCATATTTCCAACGCCATCGAACTCAACGATCCCTGGAATAACAAAGCAGGCCGCACGCAGCTCGCAGACTACGCCGAGCCCCGCTACCTGCACCAGACCATCATCAACCTCAAGAACGGCGACCTGCTCCGCATCCCCGACCTCGACCGCGACTTCCTGCTCGATCCGCATCCCCGTCTGCAGGAAACCGAACGCCTGCGAGTGCACTTCCACGTGCCCGTCGACGCGCAGACCCTGGGGTCGCTGGGAACCACACACCGCGAACTGAAACAGGCACTGGCCACGGTCAAGGAACTCGACTACGCGCCGCACCTCGAAGTGGAAACCTATACCTGGGAAGTCCTGCCCGGCGATCAGAAACCATCGCTGGTCGACGGATTGACGCGCGAACTGCAGGCCGCCCGCAAACTGATTGATTCGCTTTAA